The genomic interval GCGGATCGTAGATGCCGCCATGATAGAGTGGGCTCGCGATGTGAGCGCCCATGGCGGCCTTGGCGACAATATCGCTTGGATAGCCGAAGCGCGTGGCGAGGTAATCGGCCTCGCGCCGCATCGCGTCGAAATCCTTGTGCGTCCACGCCGCCTCCAGATGGCCGGCTTTGAGGTCGCAGGCGATGGCGTGCTGCGCGATCCGAGCTTTCACGCGATTGTCGCGCCAGCAAAGGTCGAACAGGGCATCGGCGCGTTCGCGGCCAAATTCCGCTTCGAGTTCCGACGCCGTCCAGCGGAGGCCCGGAACCAGTTGTCCGCCGTTGCGTCCCGAGGCGCCGAAGCCGATATGCTCGGCTTCGAACAGGATCACCGAAAAACCGCGCTCGGCGCACGCGAGCGCCGCGCTGAGCCCCGTGAAGCCGCCGCCGATCACGGCAACGTCGCATGCGAGATCGCCTTCGAATGCGCGCGGTCGCCAGTCGTGCGCGGTCGCGGCATAATAGCTGTGGCTGAGCGGATCGGTCATCGCCGGCGCGCGGATCAGACCCGCATCAGCAGATGTTCGCGTTCCCAGCTCGACACCACCGATTGATAGTTGAACAGCTCATAATCCTTCACCGCGAAGAAGATTTCGAAGAAATCGTCGCCGAGCAGGTTGCGGACCTTCTTGCACGAGGCGAAGCGGTCGAGCGCGGCTTCCAGGGTGCGCGGCAGAGTGCGTGCGCGATTATAGGCGCTGCCGCTGATCGGCTTGGGCGGGACCATGCGGTCGACCATGCCGATATAGCCGCAGACGAGCGACGCCGCGATGGCGAGATAGGGATTGCTGTCGGCGCCGGGCAGGCGGTTTTCGACGCGGCGGTTGTGCTTGTCGGCGATCGGCACGCGAAAGCCGCAGCTCCGGTTATCCTCGCCCCACTGGACGTTGATCGGCGCGGCGCTGTCGGGGCGCATGCGACGGAAACTGTTCACATTGGGCGCCCACATCGGCGAGATTTGCGGCATGAAGCGGATCAGCCCGGCGATATAGCTGCGGAACGCCGCGCTGTCGCGGCCGTTGGCGGTCGCGAACAGGTTGCGCCCGGTTTCGGCGTCGACGACCGACTGATGGAGGTGCATCGCGCTGCCCGGCTGGCCCGCCATCGGGTTCGCCATGAAAGTCGCGTAGACATCATGCTGCTTCGCGACGTTACGCACGACGCGCTTGAACAGGAAGACCTCGTCGGCGAGGCGCAGCGGGTCGCCGTGGATGAAGTTCACCTCGAGTTGCGCGGCGCCCATTTCGTGGATCATCGTGTCGATGTCGAGCCCCATCAGCTCGCAATCGTCATAGATATGATCGATGATGTCCTCATATTCGTTCATCGCCTCGAGCCCGTAGGGCTGGCTGGCGCTTTCGCTGCGCCCCGACTGGCCGGTCGGCGGGGTCAATGGGAAGTCGGGGTCGGTGTTCTGCGAGACGAGGTAGAATTCGACCTCGGGCGCGATGATCGGCTTCCAGCCCTTGTCCGCGTAGAGGCCGAGCACTTTCTTGAGGATCGTGCGCGGCGCGATGTCGACCTCGGTTCCGTCGCCGTTATAGGCGTCGGCGATGACGAAGGCGGTCGGCGAGGTGAAGCCCGGCGCGACGCAGATCGTATCGGGGTCGGCAAGCAGTATCTTGTCGGGATCCTTGTCCCAAATGTCGTCGATGTCCTCGGGATAATGGCCGTCGATCGTGCAGATGAACACGCTGCCCGGAATGCGCAGCGATTTGTCCTTGACCGATGAGAGGAACTTCTTGGCCGGCAACACCTTGCCGCGCTGAACCCCGTTGATGTCGGGGACGATACATTCGACTTCGTCGATCTTATGATCGCTGATCCATTGTTCCAGATTGACTGACATGCGCCCCCGATTGGGCCGAGGAGCCGGCCCGCTTGTGGAAGGGGCAGCGTATCGCATGACCGGGCGAAGTGCCAGAGGGGCGGTTATTCGGCCATTTTCGCTGTTGCCAGCGGTACGGCGGCGCGTCAGATTAAACGCCGTCATTGCGAGCGAAGCGAAGCAATCCAGCGCGGTTTACGCCTGCTCTGGATTGCCGCGTCGCCTTCGGCTCCTCGCAATGACGAGGCTTGGGGAGATAAGCGGCTATGAGAGGTGACAACGACCAGCTAGCCGCCTTCTGGATGCCCTTCACCGCGAACCGCGCCTTCAAGAGCCAGCCGCGTCAGCTCGTCTCGGCGAGCGGCATGTTCTATCGGTCGAGCGACGGGCGCGAGATCCTCGACGGGACATCGGGTCTATGGTGCAGCAACGCCGGCCATTGCCGCCCCGAAATCAGCGAGGCGATTGCGAAGGCGGCCGCGACGCTCGATTTCGCGCCGACCTTTCAGCTCGGCCACCCGCTGCCGTTCGAACTGGCGCAGCGGCTCGGCGACCTGATGCCTGCGGGGCTCGACCGCATATTCTTTACCAACAGCGGCTCCGAATCGGTTGATACGGCACTGAAAATTGCGCTCGCTATCCAGCGCGCGAAAGGAGAGGGGACGCGGACGCGGCTGATCGGGCGCGAGCGCGGCTATCACGGCACCGGCTTCGGGGGGATCAGCGTCGGCGGGATCGTCAGCAATCGCCGGACCTGGCCGGGGCTGCCCGGGGTCGACCATCTCCGCCACACGCACGACGTTGCGCGCAACGCCTTCACACGCGGCTTTCCGCAGCATGGCGCCGAGCTCGCCGACGATCTCCAGCGCCTCGTCGACCTGCACGGCGCCGAAACGATCGCCGCGGTGATCGTCGAACCGATGGCGGGATCGACCGGGGTGCTTTTGCCGCCCGTCGGCTATCTCCAGCGTCTGCGCGAGATTTGCGACCGGCACGGCATCATTCTGATCTTCGACGAGGTGATCACCGCCTTCGGGCGCGTCGGCGGCGCGACGGCGTCCGAAGCCTGGGGCGTGACGCCGGACATCGTCACCATGGCGAAGGGGCTCACCAACGCGGCGGTGCCGATGGGGGCGGTGGCGGTGAAGCGCGAACTGCACGATGCGGTGCTGGACAGCGTGCCGGGCGGGATCGAGCTGTTCCACGGCTATACCTATTCGGGCCACCCGCTGGCGAGCGCGGCGGGGCTCGCGGCGCTCGACCTTTATGCGCGAGAAGGCCTGTTCGACCGCGCGAACGAACTCGCTTCCTATTGGGAGGATGCGGCGCACAGCCTGAAAGGGCGGCGCCATATCATCGACATCCGTACGATCGGGCTCGTCGCGGGGATCGAACTCGAACCGCGTCCGGGGGCGCCCACCGCGCGCGCGATGGAGCTGTTCCACGCCTGTTTCGACAATGGGCTGCTCGTCCGCGCGACGGGCGACATCATCGCGCTGTCGCCGCCGCTGATCGTCGAAAAGCCGCAGATCGACGAGATGTTCGGACGGATCGCCGATCTGCTGAGCGCAATCGACTAGCCGGCAAGCGGGAAGGTCACCGACACCTTCGTTCCCTTGCCAAGCTCGCTTTCGATGTCGAGCTGACCCTGATGGCGCTCGCTGATGTGTTTGACGATCGCGAGGCCCAGGCCGGTGCCGCCGGCAGCGCGCGAACGGCCGCGGTCGACGCGGTAGAAGCGTTCGGTGAGGCGCGGCAGATGGTCGGGCGCGATGCCGTCGCCTTCGTCGCGGACCGACAGCCGCACGCGGCTTCCCTCGCGGACCAGTTCGACGGTGACGGGGGTTCCCGGATGACCATATTTCATCGCGTTCGAAATGATATTGTGCGCAAGCTGCCCCAGTTGCGCGCCGTCGCCGAGCATCGGCTGCGGCGCGTCGCCGAGCACCGCGACGATGTCCTTTGCGCGCGGCTGTTCGCTGTCGCGAAGCTGCGCGACCGACGTCTGGACGATCGCGGCGAGGTCGACCGGCGTCGTCGGGCGGCGAAAGCGATCGGCCTCGACGCGTGAGATCGAGAGCAGGTCGATGACGAGCTGTTGCATCCGCCCCGCCTCGCGGTGGATGATCGACAGGAAACGGCTGCGCGTCGGCGCGTCGGTATCGCCGTTCATGTCCTGCAGCGTCTCGACATAGCCGAGGATCGCGGCGAGCGGCGTGCGCAGCTCGTGGCTTGCGTTGGCGACGAAATCCGATCGCATCCGGTCGGCGGCGTCGATCGCCGAATGGTCCGACAGCATGACGATGCACTGTCCGCCCGACAGCGCGGCGACGCGCATCGTCCAGCGCTGGCCGGGGCGGGGGAAATCGACGAGATTGACCGTTGAAAGCGGACCGTCACCGATGCGCGATAGCCACTCCGCCGCCGCCGGATGGCGGATCGCCGTGCGTATATCGGCGCCAACGATATGGCGGCCGAGCAGACGGATCGCCGCGTCGTTGGCGATCGCGACGATATTGTCGGCGACGCCAAGGAGCGGATCCTTCTCCTGATCGACCCAGCTCGCGAAATCGGGATGGCGAAGGAGCGAGACCGGCGGCGCTTCGGTCGCCGGCACCGTGCTCGGCGCTTCGGGGAGCGGGGCGGGAAGGGCGCTGTAGACGATGGCGGCGGCGGCGAAACCCGCCACCGCCATCATCGCGATCGACAGGGCGCCGCCGCTCGTCAGCGCGGCAAGGATCGCCGCGATGACGACGAGTGTCAGGGCGATGACGAGGCTGGACAGGCGATCGAACATGCGCCGCCCGCGTCGCACGAAGCATGGGATCAGCGCAAGCGGCTTTGCGGCGGTTAATGTTTTGGGGGAGGCTGTGCCAAAGCGGGAAGCCGAACGGCTGCGGCGGTCTTTTGCTTTTCCTTGACGCTTCATTGCGTTATGCGCCGGGCATGGAAAAGAGCGACATTCCACCCGGTCCGCCCGAAATGGATGGCGAAGCCGTTCCGTCGCGCCGCAGGATGCTGGCGCTCGGCGCCGCCGGCGTGTCGGCGGCGCTGACGATCCGGCCCGCCTTTGCGCAGACCGCCGTGTCGGTGATGAACTGCGAGATTCCCGTGCCTGGAGCGACGGCGGCCGGTCAATATATCGACCGCGCGGGCAAGCTGGTGCCGGCGGGGACGAAGGGCGCCTTTCCGGGATCGCCGCGGCCGTTCACCGGCGAGGAAGTGAAGCGTGCGTTCCGCGGCCAGACGCTGCCCGGAACGACCTACAACCAGTCGCAGGCCTATCTGCAATATATCCGGCGCTTGCAGGCGGGGCAGAGCGGCTTTACCTGTTTCGCATCGATCACGACGTCGCGCTGATTATCGCTTCCCGGCAGGCGATGACGGTTTTCGGCCGCATCGTCAGACAAGGGAGTTTTCGTGAAACTAGCATCGCTCAAAAAGGGCCGCGACGGCCGGCTCGTCGTCGTTTCGGACGATCTGGCCTGGTTTGCTGACGCCGGTCAGATCGCGGCGACGATGCAGGCGGCGCTCGACAATTGGGCCGACGCCGCGCCGCGCCTCGCCGCGCTTGCCGAAGATCTGAACCATGACGCGATTCCAAAGGAGCGGTTCCACGAGCATGATGCGGCATCGCCGCTGCCGCGCGCCTATCAATGGGCCGACGGCAGCGCCTATGTGAATCATGTCGCGCTGGTGCGGCAGGCGCGCGGCGCCGAAATGCCCGACAGCTTCTGGCACGATCCGCTGATGTATCAGGGCGGCAGCGACGCCTTTCTGGGGCCTCGCGATCCTATACCGCTCGGCGATCCCGCATGGGGCTGCGACATGGAGGCCGAGGTCGTCGTCGTGACGGGCGATGTGCCGGCGGGTATCGATGCCGTTGCGGCGCGCGAGAAGATCCTGCTCGTCGGCCTCACCAACGATGTGTCGCTGCGCGGGCTGATCCCGGCCGAACTCGCCAAGGGCTTCGGCTTTTTCCAGTCGAAACCGTCGAGCGCGATGTCGCCGGTGTTCGTGACGCCCGATGCGCTCGGCGATCGCTGGAAGGACGGCAAACTGCACGGAACGCTGTCGGTCGATCTGAATGGCGAGCCGCTGGGCCGCGCCGACGCGGGGGTCGATATGACTTTCGATTTCGGCGCGCTGATCGCGCATGCCGCGAAAACCCGCGATCTGGGCGCGGGCACGATCATCGGATCGGGCACCGTGTCGAACCGCGACGCCGACGGCGGGCCGGGCAAGCCGATCGCCGAAGGCGGGCTGGGCTATAGCTGCCTCGCCGAAGTGCGGACGGTCGAGACGATCCGGCTGGGCGAGCCCAGGACGCCGTTCATGAAGAAGGGCGATACGGTCCGCATCTGGATGGACGACGACCGCCATCATAGCATTTTTGGCGCGATCGAGCAGACGGTCGGCTAACGGCAAAGAGGGCGGAAATTGCTTTCCGCCCTCTTCTCGATCCTATGTGGAAGCCAGGGCGGTCAGCCCTTGCCGCCGAAGGCGCCGCCCGACATCGCGTCGCTCAGCGAGCAAGCCGCCGGGCCCAGAATGACGATGAACAGCACCGGCAGGATGAACAGGATCAGCGGCACCGTCATGATCGCAGGCAGACGCGCGGCCTTTTCCTCGGCGCGCATCATGCGTTCATTGCGAAATTCGGCCGACAATACGCGAAGCGCGGACGCGAGCGGCGTGCCGTATTTTTCGGTCTGGATCATGGTCGTGACGACGCCCTTCACCGACTCCAGATTCACGCGGTAGGCGAAATTCTCGAACGCCTGCCGGCGCTCGGTCAGGAAGCTGAGTTCGATCGACGTCAGCGCGAACTCTTCGCCCAGTTCGGGATAGGCGCGGCCGAGTTCTTTCGCCACGCGGGCGAAAGCCGAGTCGACCGTCAGACCCGCCTCGGCGCAGATGACGAGCAGGTCGAGCGCGTCGGGAAGGCCCTTGCGGATCGCGTCGGTCCGCTTCTGGCGCATATTATCGACGAAGAGGTCGGGCGCCTTGTAACCCAGGATCAGCGCGCCCATCGTATAGGCAGAGCGTTTGACCGAAGTCAGGTCGGGCCACATGTCGACCCAATAGATCAGAAAAAGCGCGAGCCCCCCAAACAGGATCGGCAGCACCATGCGACCGAAGATCACCGCGACGGCGAGGTCCTTCGACCGGATGCCGGCTTGCGCGAGCTTTTGCTGGACTTCCTTGATCTGACTGTCCTGGAGGACCTGGAGCTTGCCGAGGAAGGTCCGCATCTTGTCGGCGGTCTGGTTCTTGCGGACCAACCGGGCACGGCGCTTCGCTGTCGAGGCGGTGATGCCGGCTTTCAACTGTTCGCGGCGTTCGTTGAGCGCCTTGACGCGCTTCGTCATC from uncultured Sphingopyxis sp. carries:
- a CDS encoding glutamine synthetase family protein; the protein is MSVNLEQWISDHKIDEVECIVPDINGVQRGKVLPAKKFLSSVKDKSLRIPGSVFICTIDGHYPEDIDDIWDKDPDKILLADPDTICVAPGFTSPTAFVIADAYNGDGTEVDIAPRTILKKVLGLYADKGWKPIIAPEVEFYLVSQNTDPDFPLTPPTGQSGRSESASQPYGLEAMNEYEDIIDHIYDDCELMGLDIDTMIHEMGAAQLEVNFIHGDPLRLADEVFLFKRVVRNVAKQHDVYATFMANPMAGQPGSAMHLHQSVVDAETGRNLFATANGRDSAAFRSYIAGLIRFMPQISPMWAPNVNSFRRMRPDSAAPINVQWGEDNRSCGFRVPIADKHNRRVENRLPGADSNPYLAIAASLVCGYIGMVDRMVPPKPISGSAYNRARTLPRTLEAALDRFASCKKVRNLLGDDFFEIFFAVKDYELFNYQSVVSSWEREHLLMRV
- a CDS encoding aspartate aminotransferase family protein, whose protein sequence is MRGDNDQLAAFWMPFTANRAFKSQPRQLVSASGMFYRSSDGREILDGTSGLWCSNAGHCRPEISEAIAKAAATLDFAPTFQLGHPLPFELAQRLGDLMPAGLDRIFFTNSGSESVDTALKIALAIQRAKGEGTRTRLIGRERGYHGTGFGGISVGGIVSNRRTWPGLPGVDHLRHTHDVARNAFTRGFPQHGAELADDLQRLVDLHGAETIAAVIVEPMAGSTGVLLPPVGYLQRLREICDRHGIILIFDEVITAFGRVGGATASEAWGVTPDIVTMAKGLTNAAVPMGAVAVKRELHDAVLDSVPGGIELFHGYTYSGHPLASAAGLAALDLYAREGLFDRANELASYWEDAAHSLKGRRHIIDIRTIGLVAGIELEPRPGAPTARAMELFHACFDNGLLVRATGDIIALSPPLIVEKPQIDEMFGRIADLLSAID
- a CDS encoding ATP-binding protein gives rise to the protein MFDRLSSLVIALTLVVIAAILAALTSGGALSIAMMAVAGFAAAAIVYSALPAPLPEAPSTVPATEAPPVSLLRHPDFASWVDQEKDPLLGVADNIVAIANDAAIRLLGRHIVGADIRTAIRHPAAAEWLSRIGDGPLSTVNLVDFPRPGQRWTMRVAALSGGQCIVMLSDHSAIDAADRMRSDFVANASHELRTPLAAILGYVETLQDMNGDTDAPTRSRFLSIIHREAGRMQQLVIDLLSISRVEADRFRRPTTPVDLAAIVQTSVAQLRDSEQPRAKDIVAVLGDAPQPMLGDGAQLGQLAHNIISNAMKYGHPGTPVTVELVREGSRVRLSVRDEGDGIAPDHLPRLTERFYRVDRGRSRAAGGTGLGLAIVKHISERHQGQLDIESELGKGTKVSVTFPLAG
- a CDS encoding fumarylacetoacetate hydrolase family protein, which gives rise to MKLASLKKGRDGRLVVVSDDLAWFADAGQIAATMQAALDNWADAAPRLAALAEDLNHDAIPKERFHEHDAASPLPRAYQWADGSAYVNHVALVRQARGAEMPDSFWHDPLMYQGGSDAFLGPRDPIPLGDPAWGCDMEAEVVVVTGDVPAGIDAVAAREKILLVGLTNDVSLRGLIPAELAKGFGFFQSKPSSAMSPVFVTPDALGDRWKDGKLHGTLSVDLNGEPLGRADAGVDMTFDFGALIAHAAKTRDLGAGTIIGSGTVSNRDADGGPGKPIAEGGLGYSCLAEVRTVETIRLGEPRTPFMKKGDTVRIWMDDDRHHSIFGAIEQTVG
- a CDS encoding type II secretion system F family protein, which encodes MLAAVGVFAVLFAIYNALSVRNPMTKRVKALNERREQLKAGITASTAKRRARLVRKNQTADKMRTFLGKLQVLQDSQIKEVQQKLAQAGIRSKDLAVAVIFGRMVLPILFGGLALFLIYWVDMWPDLTSVKRSAYTMGALILGYKAPDLFVDNMRQKRTDAIRKGLPDALDLLVICAEAGLTVDSAFARVAKELGRAYPELGEEFALTSIELSFLTERRQAFENFAYRVNLESVKGVVTTMIQTEKYGTPLASALRVLSAEFRNERMMRAEEKAARLPAIMTVPLILFILPVLFIVILGPAACSLSDAMSGGAFGGKG